The following proteins are encoded in a genomic region of Micromonospora olivasterospora:
- a CDS encoding riboflavin synthase has product MFTGIVEELGEVVRVADTGGDSALVAIRGPLVTEDARHGDSIAVNGVCLTVVDVDGGVFTADVMGETLRRSALGALCPGDPVNLERAAALNSRLGGHIVQGHVDGVGEVLSREPAAQWETVRFRLPTDLARYVVEKGSITVDGVSLTVAGVGPDWFTVGLIPTTLKLTTLGSRGVGEPVNLEVDVLAKYVERLLGDRLAGGER; this is encoded by the coding sequence ATGTTCACCGGCATCGTCGAGGAGCTGGGCGAGGTCGTCCGGGTCGCCGACACGGGAGGCGACTCCGCGCTGGTCGCCATCCGCGGCCCCCTGGTCACCGAGGACGCCCGGCACGGCGACTCCATCGCCGTCAACGGGGTCTGCCTCACCGTGGTCGACGTCGACGGCGGCGTCTTCACGGCCGACGTGATGGGCGAGACCCTGCGCCGCTCCGCCCTCGGCGCGCTGTGCCCGGGCGACCCGGTCAACCTGGAGCGCGCCGCGGCGCTGAACAGCCGCCTCGGGGGGCACATCGTGCAGGGCCACGTGGACGGCGTCGGCGAGGTGCTGTCCCGGGAGCCGGCCGCGCAGTGGGAGACGGTCCGCTTCCGCCTCCCCACCGACCTCGCCCGGTACGTGGTGGAGAAGGGCTCGATCACCGTCGACGGCGTCTCGCTGACCGTGGCCGGAGTCGGGCCGGACTGGTTCACCGTCGGCCTGATCCCCACCACCCTCAAGCTCACCACCCTCGGCTCCCGGGGCGTCGGGGAGCCGGTCAACCTGGAGGTGGACGTGCTGGCCAAGTACGTCGAGCGGCTACTCGGCGACCGGCTGGCCGGGGGCGAGCGGTGA
- the ribH gene encoding 6,7-dimethyl-8-ribityllumazine synthase, whose translation MAGFGEPGVEAVDAAGMTVGVVAARWHGELTDHMVDRAVAAARACGARAVVARVAGSVELPVVAQAMARRFDVVVALGVVVRGATAHFDYVCRSVTDGLTRVALDEGKPVAHGVLTVDTIEQARDRAGLPGSAEDKGWAATVAALDAALAIRGLSAALAQRVGFAG comes from the coding sequence ATGGCGGGATTCGGCGAGCCGGGGGTCGAGGCGGTCGACGCCGCCGGGATGACCGTCGGGGTGGTCGCGGCGCGCTGGCACGGCGAGCTGACCGACCACATGGTCGACCGGGCCGTCGCCGCCGCGCGGGCGTGCGGCGCGCGGGCGGTGGTGGCCCGGGTGGCCGGGTCGGTGGAGCTGCCCGTGGTGGCGCAGGCGATGGCCCGCCGGTTCGATGTGGTGGTCGCCCTCGGGGTGGTCGTCCGCGGGGCGACCGCCCACTTCGACTACGTCTGCCGCTCGGTCACCGACGGGCTGACCCGGGTGGCGCTGGACGAGGGCAAGCCGGTCGCCCACGGCGTGCTCACCGTGGACACCATCGAGCAGGCCCGGGACCGGGCCGGGCTGCCCGGCTCCGCCGAGGACAAGGGCTGGGCGGCGACCGTGGCGGCGCTGGACGCGGCGCTGGCGATCCGCGGCCTGTCCGCCGCGCTGGCGCAGCGGGTCGGCTTCGCCGGCTGA
- a CDS encoding septum formation family protein: MRRWWTALAVGATATALAGCGTPAGVDGDLVDDWKPLAAPTQFVPAAGACHTAFEDVGYLASYNPVDCGASHRVETIHVGTVTGPAADRSTSPAAGSAGMKAVRAECDREVNKAVGGDWRSGRLFLSTVFPSKQAWAGGARWFRCDLNEKESLDDSTAVTRTGSLKGALTGNSALAYRCFSPKIKNDRVTEMTAVSCTKRHRAEFVGVHQGPDIPFDQINKNGERIHRGCLALVAAYAKVPNNGDMKYRAGTIFYHAREAEWNDGNRGVQCFLWVDRDLTRSVKGAGTKVLPVT; encoded by the coding sequence ATGCGGCGATGGTGGACGGCACTGGCCGTGGGTGCGACGGCGACGGCGCTGGCCGGCTGCGGCACGCCGGCCGGGGTGGACGGCGACCTCGTCGACGACTGGAAGCCGCTGGCCGCCCCGACGCAGTTCGTGCCGGCCGCCGGCGCCTGCCACACCGCCTTCGAGGACGTCGGCTACCTCGCGAGCTACAACCCCGTGGACTGCGGGGCGTCCCACCGGGTCGAGACGATCCACGTCGGAACGGTGACCGGGCCGGCCGCCGACCGGAGCACTTCCCCCGCCGCCGGGTCGGCCGGGATGAAGGCGGTTCGCGCCGAGTGCGACCGGGAGGTCAACAAGGCGGTGGGCGGCGACTGGCGCTCGGGCCGGCTCTTCCTCTCCACCGTCTTCCCGTCGAAACAGGCCTGGGCGGGCGGGGCCCGCTGGTTCCGCTGCGACCTGAACGAGAAAGAGAGCCTGGACGACTCCACTGCCGTCACGCGAACCGGCAGCCTGAAGGGCGCGTTGACCGGCAACTCCGCGCTGGCCTACCGCTGCTTCAGCCCGAAGATCAAGAACGACCGCGTCACCGAGATGACCGCCGTTTCGTGCACGAAGCGGCACCGGGCCGAGTTCGTCGGCGTCCACCAGGGCCCGGACATCCCCTTCGACCAGATCAACAAGAACGGGGAGCGCATCCACCGGGGCTGCCTGGCCCTGGTCGCCGCCTACGCGAAGGTGCCGAACAACGGGGACATGAAATACCGGGCCGGCACGATCTTCTACCACGCCCGCGAGGCGGAGTGGAACGACGGCAACCGGGGCGTGCAGTGCTTCCTCTGGGTCGACCGCGACCTCACCCGCTCGGTCAAGGGCGCCGGCACCAAGGTCCTGCCGGTCACCTGA
- a CDS encoding response regulator gives MDPAGERPDVILVVDDDADIARFVEFNLRLHGFEVLHASDGQEALEVIERQRPDLAVVDLMMPRVDGLELTRRLRADPMTSALPVIMLTAKGMTSDKVNGLSAGADDYLVKPFDTAELVARVSSTLRRNKEFREVSPLTGLPGNSRIRREISDRVRSGADYAVGYVDIDRFKSVNDRYGFVRGDEFISALARSLHRAVVSLGLPPAFLGHVGGDDFVIVCSPEQIRPLTSRAVVDFETSADRLYDPADAERGYVELKDRRGNIRRAALVTLSIGVCVSNAQKRFTSPLEAIAVASEMKSVAKSQPGSYVAVDRRRGVT, from the coding sequence GTGGACCCGGCCGGCGAGCGACCCGATGTGATCCTCGTCGTCGACGACGACGCGGACATCGCCCGGTTCGTCGAGTTCAACCTGCGCCTGCACGGCTTCGAGGTGCTGCACGCCAGCGACGGCCAGGAGGCCCTGGAGGTCATCGAGCGGCAGCGGCCCGACCTGGCCGTGGTGGACCTGATGATGCCGCGCGTCGACGGTCTGGAGCTGACCCGCCGGCTGCGCGCGGACCCGATGACCTCGGCCCTGCCGGTGATCATGCTGACCGCCAAGGGGATGACCTCGGACAAGGTCAACGGCCTCAGCGCCGGCGCGGACGACTACCTGGTCAAGCCGTTCGACACCGCCGAGCTGGTGGCCCGGGTCAGCTCCACCCTGCGCCGCAACAAGGAGTTCCGCGAGGTCTCCCCGCTGACCGGCCTGCCCGGCAACAGCCGGATCCGCCGGGAGATCAGCGACCGGGTACGCAGCGGCGCCGACTACGCCGTCGGCTACGTCGACATCGACCGGTTCAAGAGCGTCAACGACCGGTACGGCTTCGTCCGGGGTGACGAGTTCATCTCGGCGCTGGCCCGCAGCCTGCACCGGGCGGTCGTCTCGCTCGGGCTGCCGCCGGCCTTCCTCGGCCACGTCGGCGGCGACGACTTCGTCATCGTGTGCAGCCCGGAGCAGATCCGGCCGCTCACCTCCCGCGCGGTGGTGGACTTCGAGACCTCGGCCGACCGGCTCTACGACCCGGCCGACGCCGAGCGCGGCTACGTCGAGCTGAAGGACCGCCGGGGCAACATCCGGCGCGCGGCGCTGGTCACCCTCTCGATCGGGGTCTGCGTCTCCAACGCGCAGAAGCGCTTCACCAGTCCCCTGGAGGCCATCGCCGTGGCCTCCGAGATGAAGTCCGTCGCCAAGAGCCAACCCGGGTCGTACGTGGCCGTCGACCGGCGGCGCGGGGTCACCTGA
- a CDS encoding amino acid ABC transporter ATP-binding protein has protein sequence MTLLRCRGLRKEFGGNVVLDGLDLTVAEHQVVALIGASGSGKSTLLRCVNLLEELDDGTIELDGEDISDPRIDPDRVRRRIGMVFQSYNLFPHLSVLENITLAPRRVHRRARAEAEAQARELLDRVGLGGKADAYPDRLSGGQQQRVAIVRALANSPRLILLDEVTSALDPELVGEVLAMIRDLKADGMTMVLATHEMGFAREVADQVCFLDGGRVVESGPPQQVLGEPTQPRTRQFLRRIIEAGRL, from the coding sequence ATGACCCTGCTGCGGTGCCGTGGGCTACGTAAGGAGTTCGGCGGCAACGTGGTGCTCGACGGCCTGGACCTGACCGTCGCCGAGCACCAGGTGGTGGCGCTGATCGGGGCGTCCGGGTCGGGCAAGTCGACCCTGCTGCGCTGCGTCAACCTGCTGGAGGAGCTGGACGACGGCACCATCGAGCTGGACGGGGAGGACATCTCCGATCCCCGGATCGACCCGGACCGGGTGCGCCGCCGGATCGGGATGGTGTTCCAGTCGTACAACCTCTTCCCGCACCTGAGCGTGCTGGAGAACATCACCCTCGCCCCGCGCCGGGTGCACCGGCGGGCCCGGGCGGAGGCCGAGGCGCAGGCCCGGGAGCTACTCGACCGGGTGGGGCTGGGCGGGAAGGCGGACGCGTACCCGGACCGGCTCTCCGGCGGGCAGCAGCAGCGGGTGGCGATCGTCCGGGCGCTGGCCAACTCCCCCCGGCTGATCCTGCTCGACGAGGTCACCTCGGCGTTGGACCCGGAGCTGGTGGGCGAGGTACTGGCGATGATCCGCGACCTGAAGGCCGACGGGATGACGATGGTGCTGGCCACCCACGAGATGGGCTTCGCCCGGGAGGTCGCCGACCAGGTGTGCTTCCTCGACGGCGGGCGGGTCGTCGAGTCCGGGCCGCCGCAGCAGGTGCTCGGCGAGCCGACCCAGCCCCGTACCCGGCAGTTCCTGCGCCGGATCATCGAGGCCGGCCGGCTCTGA
- a CDS encoding amino acid ABC transporter permease, protein MTLAPHIPSEAQRRRAAYRRRQTVSSVLVAAASTAALGTLLVVAVTGAPGWDRVRESFLDPAIARDALPAVLSGLWLNLRLLVCCAVGALLLGLLVAILRTLRGPVFFPVRALAAGYTYTFRGLPLIIVLYVLTLGVPGLRLQGMPSVLVLGGFALVLTYGGYLAEVFRAGIESVHPSQLAAARSLGLTYRQTMRHVVLPQAVRRVAPPLLNDVVALQKDVGLVSLAGPIDAVRVAQIATAETFNYTPYILAGALFVLLAIPLIAVTDWVTLRSARRQGGGR, encoded by the coding sequence GTGACCCTCGCTCCGCACATCCCGTCGGAGGCGCAGCGGCGCCGGGCCGCGTACCGCCGCCGGCAGACGGTCTCCAGCGTGCTGGTCGCCGCCGCGTCCACGGCGGCGCTCGGCACGCTGCTGGTCGTCGCGGTGACCGGCGCGCCCGGCTGGGACCGGGTCCGCGAGTCGTTCCTGGACCCGGCGATCGCCCGGGACGCGCTGCCGGCGGTGCTGTCCGGGCTCTGGCTCAACCTCCGGCTGCTGGTCTGCTGCGCGGTGGGGGCGCTGCTGCTCGGGCTGCTGGTCGCGATTCTGCGTACGCTGCGCGGGCCGGTGTTCTTTCCGGTCCGGGCCCTGGCCGCGGGATACACGTACACCTTCCGCGGCCTGCCGCTGATCATCGTGCTCTACGTGCTGACGCTCGGGGTGCCGGGGCTGCGGCTGCAGGGCATGCCGTCGGTGCTGGTGCTCGGCGGGTTCGCCCTCGTGCTGACGTACGGCGGCTACCTGGCCGAGGTGTTCCGGGCCGGCATCGAGTCGGTGCACCCCAGTCAGCTCGCGGCGGCCCGCTCGCTGGGGCTGACGTACCGGCAGACGATGCGGCACGTGGTGCTGCCGCAGGCCGTCCGGCGGGTGGCTCCGCCCCTGCTCAACGACGTGGTCGCGCTGCAGAAGGACGTCGGGCTGGTTTCCCTGGCCGGCCCGATCGACGCCGTACGCGTTGCGCAGATCGCCACCGCCGAGACGTTCAACTACACGCCGTACATCCTGGCCGGGGCGCTGTTCGTGCTGCTGGCGATCCCGCTGATCGCCGTCACCGACTGGGTGACGCTGCGCTCGGCCCGGCGGCAGGGAGGAGGACGATGA
- the ribD gene encoding bifunctional diaminohydroxyphosphoribosylaminopyrimidine deaminase/5-amino-6-(5-phosphoribosylamino)uracil reductase RibD — MASVPVDEAMRRAIALAARGLGTTSPNPVVGCVLLDAGGEIVGEGFHAYAGGPHAEIVALAQAGERARGGTAVVTLEPCDHTGRTGPCSVALIQAGVARVVVAVPDPNPVASGGAATLRAAGVAVEVGLRAAEAEAGNVAWLTSMRRGWPYVIWKYAATLDGRSAAADGSSMWITSEAARIDVHALRGTVDAVLAGVGTVLADDPRLTARNLRDGSLAIRQPLRVVVDSSGRTPADARVRDGAARTWVATAAEVGAGPDGRVDLPALLAELHHRGVRAALLEGGPRLAGAFLAAGLVDKIVGYVAPKLLGAGPTALLDAGVGTIADAIDLELTDVRQVGPDLRITALPRKREG; from the coding sequence ATGGCCAGCGTCCCCGTCGACGAGGCGATGCGTCGGGCGATCGCGCTCGCGGCCCGCGGGCTCGGCACCACCAGTCCCAACCCCGTCGTCGGCTGCGTGCTGCTCGACGCGGGCGGCGAGATCGTCGGGGAGGGCTTCCACGCGTACGCGGGCGGCCCGCACGCCGAGATCGTCGCGCTCGCCCAGGCGGGCGAACGGGCCCGGGGCGGCACCGCCGTGGTCACCCTGGAGCCCTGCGACCACACCGGCCGCACCGGCCCGTGCAGCGTCGCCCTCATCCAGGCCGGCGTGGCCCGGGTGGTGGTCGCCGTGCCCGACCCCAACCCCGTCGCCTCCGGCGGGGCCGCCACCCTGCGCGCCGCCGGCGTCGCCGTCGAGGTCGGGCTGCGCGCCGCCGAGGCCGAGGCCGGCAACGTCGCCTGGCTGACCTCGATGCGCCGGGGCTGGCCGTACGTGATCTGGAAGTACGCCGCGACGCTGGACGGGCGCTCCGCCGCCGCCGACGGCAGCAGCATGTGGATCACCTCCGAGGCGGCCCGGATCGACGTGCACGCCCTGCGCGGCACCGTCGACGCGGTGCTCGCCGGGGTGGGCACCGTGCTGGCCGACGATCCCCGGCTCACCGCCCGCAACCTGCGCGACGGCAGCCTGGCCATCCGGCAGCCGCTGCGGGTGGTGGTCGACTCGTCGGGGCGTACCCCCGCCGACGCCCGGGTCCGCGACGGCGCCGCCCGGACCTGGGTCGCCACCGCCGCGGAGGTCGGGGCCGGCCCGGACGGCCGGGTCGACCTGCCGGCGCTGCTCGCCGAGCTGCACCACCGGGGCGTGCGGGCCGCGCTGCTGGAGGGCGGGCCCCGGCTGGCCGGCGCGTTCCTCGCCGCCGGCCTCGTCGACAAGATCGTCGGGTACGTCGCGCCGAAGCTGCTCGGCGCGGGCCCGACCGCGCTGCTCGACGCCGGCGTCGGCACGATCGCCGACGCCATCGACCTGGAACTCACCGACGTCAGGCAGGTCGGCCCCGACCTGCGGATCACCGCGCTGCCCCGGAAGAGGGAGGGCTGA
- a CDS encoding RsmB/NOP family class I SAM-dependent RNA methyltransferase — protein sequence MTGPAEWPRQAPAGGRGSADRRGGADRRGAGRPGGADRRAGGDRRGDRRPARPVADLPRHVAYEAVAAVHRDDAYANLVLPAMLRDAGLTGRDAAFATELTYGTLRHTGTLDAILGDAAGRDVARIDPPVRDALRLGAYQLLHTRVPAHAAVSSTVDLVRAVGPGATGFANAVLREVASRDVDAWVAKIAPDAETDPIGHLALAYSHPQWIVRAFAEALGGDLGETTRLLIEDNERPPVHLCARPGRADAVELADEVGGAPGAFSPYAVYLAGGAPGDLSAVTEGRAHVQDEGSQLVANALAVAPLDGPDAHWLDLCAGPGGKSGLLGALAAQRGAELTAVEVSEHRARLVTQATRGLPVTVLNTDGRTVGADPQLPEGHFDRVLVDAPCTGLGALRRRPESRWRRQPSDLPPLTRLQRELLSAALRATRPGGLVAYVTCSPHTVETHVTVTEAARRAGVPADFVDARPLLPAGMPGLGDGPSVQLWPHRHGTDAMFLAVLRRG from the coding sequence GTGACGGGGCCGGCGGAGTGGCCGCGACAGGCACCTGCCGGCGGTCGCGGTAGCGCGGACCGGCGAGGCGGCGCGGACCGGCGGGGTGCGGGTCGGCCGGGCGGCGCGGACCGGCGTGCCGGCGGGGACCGGCGGGGCGACAGGCGACCCGCACGGCCGGTGGCCGACCTGCCCCGGCACGTCGCGTACGAGGCGGTCGCGGCGGTGCACCGCGACGACGCGTACGCCAACCTGGTGCTGCCGGCGATGCTGCGCGACGCCGGGCTGACCGGCCGCGACGCGGCCTTCGCCACCGAGTTGACGTACGGCACGCTGCGGCACACCGGCACCCTCGACGCGATCCTCGGCGACGCCGCCGGGCGGGACGTGGCCCGGATCGACCCGCCGGTGCGCGACGCGCTGCGCCTGGGCGCGTACCAGCTGCTGCACACCCGGGTGCCGGCGCACGCGGCGGTCTCCTCGACGGTCGACCTGGTCCGCGCGGTCGGCCCCGGCGCCACCGGGTTCGCCAACGCGGTGCTGCGCGAGGTCGCCAGCCGCGACGTGGACGCCTGGGTGGCGAAGATCGCCCCGGACGCGGAGACCGACCCGATCGGGCACCTGGCCCTGGCGTACAGCCACCCGCAGTGGATCGTCCGGGCGTTCGCCGAGGCGCTCGGCGGCGACCTGGGCGAGACCACCCGCCTGCTGATCGAGGACAACGAGCGTCCACCCGTGCACCTGTGCGCGCGGCCGGGCCGGGCCGACGCCGTCGAGCTGGCCGACGAGGTCGGCGGGGCCCCGGGCGCCTTCTCCCCGTACGCGGTCTACCTGGCCGGTGGCGCGCCGGGCGACCTGTCGGCGGTGACCGAGGGCCGGGCGCACGTGCAGGACGAGGGCTCCCAGCTCGTGGCCAACGCGCTCGCGGTCGCGCCGCTCGACGGCCCGGACGCGCACTGGCTCGACCTGTGCGCCGGGCCGGGCGGCAAGTCCGGCCTGCTCGGCGCGCTGGCCGCCCAGCGCGGGGCGGAGCTGACCGCGGTCGAGGTGTCGGAGCACCGGGCCCGCCTGGTCACCCAGGCCACCCGGGGGTTGCCGGTGACCGTGCTGAACACCGACGGGCGCACGGTCGGGGCCGATCCGCAGCTGCCGGAGGGGCACTTCGACCGGGTGCTGGTGGACGCCCCCTGCACGGGGCTGGGCGCGCTGCGCCGCCGGCCGGAGTCGCGCTGGCGGCGGCAGCCGTCGGACCTGCCGCCGCTGACCCGGCTGCAGCGCGAGCTGCTGTCGGCGGCCCTGCGCGCGACGCGCCCGGGTGGCCTCGTCGCCTACGTGACCTGCTCCCCGCACACCGTCGAGACGCACGTGACCGTGACCGAGGCGGCCCGCCGGGCCGGCGTGCCGGCGGACTTCGTCGACGCCCGGCCGCTGCTGCCGGCCGGCATGCCGGGGCTGGGGGACGGGCCGAGCGTGCAGCTGTGGCCGCACCGGCACGGCACGGACGCCATGTTCCTCGCGGTGCTGCGCCGGGGCTGA
- the rpe gene encoding ribulose-phosphate 3-epimerase, whose amino-acid sequence MTVPPPIVAPSILAADFARLAEEVRAVEDAADWLHVDVMDNHFVPNLTIGLPVVQSLRAATRLPFDVHLMITDPRRWAPGYADAGAYNVTFHAEACDNPVALAKDLRAAGAKAGLAIDRDTPIEPYLELLPSFDTLLIMTIKAGFGGQRFIPELLDKVRAARRHVDAGHLELRIEVDGGIAADTIEQAAAAGADAFVAGTAVYGADDPAEAVRRLRDLARRAAAGA is encoded by the coding sequence GTGACCGTACCGCCGCCGATCGTCGCACCCAGCATCCTCGCCGCCGACTTCGCCCGCCTCGCCGAGGAGGTCCGCGCCGTCGAGGACGCCGCGGACTGGCTGCACGTGGACGTCATGGACAACCACTTCGTGCCGAACCTGACCATCGGGCTGCCCGTGGTGCAGAGCCTGCGGGCGGCGACCCGACTGCCGTTCGACGTGCACCTGATGATCACCGATCCGCGCCGGTGGGCCCCCGGGTACGCCGACGCCGGGGCGTACAACGTCACCTTCCACGCCGAGGCGTGCGACAACCCGGTGGCCCTGGCCAAGGACCTGCGGGCGGCCGGGGCCAAGGCCGGGCTGGCGATCGACCGGGACACCCCGATCGAGCCGTACCTGGAGCTGCTGCCCAGCTTCGACACCCTGCTGATCATGACGATCAAGGCCGGCTTCGGCGGGCAGCGGTTCATCCCGGAGTTGCTGGACAAGGTCCGCGCGGCCCGGCGGCACGTCGACGCCGGCCACCTGGAGCTGCGCATCGAGGTCGACGGCGGGATCGCCGCCGACACCATCGAGCAGGCGGCCGCGGCCGGCGCGGACGCCTTCGTCGCCGGCACCGCCGTCTACGGGGCCGACGACCCCGCCGAGGCGGTCCGCCGACTGCGGGACCTGGCGCGGCGAGCGGCCGCCGGGGCCTGA
- a CDS encoding nicotinamide mononucleotide transporter family protein translates to MGPLGWLLDAQVHVAGSPVLVREIVGNVFGLASALLGLRRLVWAWPVGMVGNALLFTVFLGGVFATPQEHDLYGQAGRQVFFFAVSLYGWWRWRRNRRLGVAGDGAVVPRWATGRERLGLLAAAAAGTAAAYPVLAALGSWGPLPDAWILTGSLLATYGMARGWVEFWLVWIAVDAVGVPLLLRGGFYPSAAMYLVYGGFCGWGLVAWWRTSRAARPADAAIPPTYSEAVA, encoded by the coding sequence ATGGGCCCCCTCGGCTGGCTGCTCGACGCCCAGGTGCACGTCGCCGGCTCGCCGGTGCTGGTCCGCGAGATCGTCGGCAACGTCTTCGGGCTGGCCTCCGCGCTGCTCGGCCTGCGCCGGCTGGTCTGGGCGTGGCCGGTCGGCATGGTCGGCAACGCGCTGCTGTTCACCGTCTTCCTCGGCGGGGTGTTCGCCACCCCGCAGGAGCACGACCTGTACGGCCAGGCCGGCCGGCAGGTCTTCTTCTTCGCGGTCAGCCTCTACGGCTGGTGGCGCTGGCGGCGCAACCGCCGTCTCGGCGTCGCCGGCGACGGGGCGGTCGTGCCGCGTTGGGCCACCGGACGGGAGCGCCTCGGCCTGCTGGCGGCCGCCGCGGCCGGCACCGCCGCCGCGTACCCGGTGCTGGCCGCGCTCGGCTCCTGGGGCCCGCTGCCGGACGCCTGGATCCTCACCGGCAGCCTGCTGGCCACGTACGGCATGGCGCGTGGCTGGGTGGAGTTCTGGCTGGTCTGGATCGCGGTGGACGCCGTCGGCGTGCCGCTGCTGCTGCGGGGCGGCTTCTACCCGTCGGCCGCCATGTACCTCGTCTACGGCGGGTTCTGCGGGTGGGGCCTGGTCGCCTGGTGGCGCACCTCCCGCGCCGCCCGCCCGGCCGACGCCGCGATCCCGCCCACGTACTCGGAGGCCGTCGCATGA
- a CDS encoding bifunctional 3,4-dihydroxy-2-butanone-4-phosphate synthase/GTP cyclohydrolase II: protein MSETTFGSIEQAVADIAAGRPVVVVDDADRENEGDLIFAAELATPELVAFMVRYTSGYICVPLTESECDRLDLPPMHHTNQDRRGTAYTVTVDAREGVSTGISAADRAHTIRLLAAPSTDSTDLARPGHVVPLRAREGGVLRRPGHTEAAVDLTRLAGLRPAGVLCELVNDDGTMMRLPDLEKFCAEHGLTLVTIADLIAHRRRTEKQVEQVASARMPTPYGVFRALGYRAEHDPAEHIALVMGDLGDGRDVLVRVHSECLTGDVFGSLRCDCGPQLQAALARVAQEGRGVVLYVRGHEGRGIGLLHKLQAYQLQDLGRDTVDANLDLGLPADARDYGTGAQILYDLGVRSMRLLTNNPAKRAGLEGYGLTVTGREGLPVRPHPENVRYLRTKRDRMGHLLDELDEVTEAPSGRPATGDEIGA from the coding sequence ATGAGCGAGACCACCTTCGGCAGCATCGAACAGGCGGTGGCCGACATCGCCGCCGGCCGTCCCGTCGTCGTGGTCGACGACGCCGACCGGGAGAACGAGGGGGACCTGATCTTCGCGGCCGAGCTGGCCACCCCGGAGCTGGTCGCGTTCATGGTCCGCTACACCTCCGGCTACATCTGCGTGCCGCTCACCGAGAGCGAGTGCGACCGGCTGGACCTGCCGCCGATGCACCACACCAACCAGGACCGCCGGGGCACCGCGTACACGGTGACGGTGGACGCCCGGGAGGGGGTCAGCACCGGCATCTCGGCGGCCGACCGGGCGCACACGATCCGGCTGCTCGCCGCCCCGTCCACCGATTCGACCGACCTGGCGCGGCCCGGGCACGTCGTGCCGCTGCGCGCCCGCGAGGGCGGGGTGCTGCGCCGGCCCGGGCACACCGAGGCGGCCGTCGACCTGACCCGGCTGGCCGGGCTGCGCCCGGCCGGCGTGCTCTGCGAGCTGGTCAACGACGACGGCACCATGATGCGCCTGCCGGACCTGGAGAAGTTCTGCGCCGAGCACGGGCTGACCCTGGTCACCATCGCCGACCTGATCGCCCACCGGCGGCGTACGGAGAAGCAGGTGGAGCAGGTGGCGTCGGCCCGGATGCCGACGCCGTACGGGGTGTTCCGGGCGCTGGGCTACCGCGCCGAGCACGACCCCGCAGAGCACATCGCCCTGGTCATGGGCGACCTGGGCGACGGGCGGGACGTGCTGGTCCGGGTGCATTCCGAGTGCCTGACCGGGGACGTCTTCGGCTCCCTGCGCTGCGACTGCGGGCCGCAGTTGCAGGCCGCGCTGGCCCGGGTCGCGCAGGAGGGGCGCGGGGTGGTGCTCTACGTGCGCGGGCACGAGGGGCGGGGGATCGGCCTGCTGCACAAGCTCCAGGCGTACCAGCTCCAGGACCTGGGCCGGGACACCGTGGACGCCAACCTCGACCTGGGGCTGCCGGCGGACGCCCGGGACTACGGCACCGGCGCGCAGATCCTGTACGACCTCGGCGTCCGGTCGATGCGGCTGCTGACCAACAACCCGGCCAAGCGGGCCGGGCTGGAGGGGTACGGGCTGACCGTCACCGGCCGCGAGGGGCTGCCGGTGCGGCCGCACCCCGAGAACGTGCGCTACCTGCGCACCAAGCGGGACCGGATGGGTCACCTGCTGGACGAGTTGGACGAGGTGACCGAGGCGCCGTCGGGGCGCCCGGCCACCGGCGACGAGATCGGAGCGTAG